Genomic window (Ureibacillus composti):
TTTCGAAAGAAATCTCATCAGGTAAAAAAATGACTTTCTCACGAGGCACCGCTACAAGCTCAGCATTCGCAAATGGAACATCAGCAAATGCAACACGATCCCCTACCTTTATGTCCGTTATCTCTCCATTGACTTGCTCAACAATTCCGGAACCTTCATAGCCTAATATATACGGTGGTTCACCAGCTAGATGATAGTTTCCCTTTCTTCGATATATATCAGCAAAGTTCAATCCAATCGCTTTCATTCTAACTAAAATTTCATTCTCTTTTAGAATTGGATTAGGAATTTCTTTATATTGTAAGACATCAGGTCCCCCAAATTTTTCAAAAATGAGTGCTTTCATTGGATTGCTCCATTCTATTAAATAATTAACTGAAATGAACGATCAACTACTTTGATGTAACATTCCAATTCCTTTCACGACATAATCATAATACTATCATAAAATTTACTAAATCGTTTTATACTGCTTTACCTCTAGTAGTAACTCGCCAAAATAAAAAGTCGACACTCATGATGAAGTGTCGACTACTTTTTTTAGTTAAAAGTGGGACGAGGTACCTGTCCCCGATGTCCCTAGTATGCTACGCGTTTTGCTTCGTAGGCTGAAATTGCGTCTTCGTATTTGAATGTTAACGCGATTTCGTCCCAACCGTTTAGAAGCATTTCTTTGTAGTAAGGGTCAATGTTGAAGTTGTATACTTTACCGTCTTCCCCTGTAACTGTTTGTGCTTCAAGGTTTACTTCAATTGCATAAGGTTTTTCTAGTCCTTTTGCTAATAATTCATCACATTCTTCAACTGCTAATTTAATAGGCAGGATTCCGTTTTTGAAGCAGTTGTTGTGGAAAATATCTGCAAAGCTTGGTGCAATGACTACACGGAAACCGTAGTCTAAAATTGCCCAAGGTGCGTGCTCACGTGATGAACCACAACCGAAGTTTTCTTGTGCTACTAAAATTTCAGAAGATTTATATTCTGGTTTATTTAGAACGAAATCTGGGTTTTCATTACCTTGAGCATCAAAGCGCCAGTGATAAAATAGGAATTGACCAAAACCAGTACGTTCGATTCGTTTTAAAAATTCTTTTGAAATGATTTGGTCAGTATCCACGTTTTTACGGTCAAGTGGAGCAATGACACTATTTACGATATTAATTGGTTTCATATATTTCACCCTTTCAAGCTTTACAATGTTATGCGTGTTGCTTTACGAATTCACGAACATCTACGAAATGTCCTGCGATTGCTGCTGCAGCTGCCATAGGAGGACTTACTAAGTGAGTACGTGAACCAGCACCTTGACGACCTTCGAAGTTACGGTTTGATGTCGACGCACAACGTTCTCCAGCAGGTACAATATCATCGTTCATTGCTAAGCACATTGAGCATCCAGATTCACGCCATTCAAATCCTGCTTCGATGAAGACTTTATCTAACCCTTCTTCTTCAGCTAGACGTTTTGTTGTATGAGATCCAGGTACAACAATTGCTTTCACACTTGGATGTACTTTTTGGCCTTTAATAACTTCTGCTGCTGCACGTAAGTCACTTAAACGTGAATTCGTACATGAACCAATAAATACATTTTGTACTTCAATCGAAGTTAATGGTTGGCCTTCTTCTAAGCCCATGTAAGTAAGAGCTTTTTTCAATGCCGCTTTATCTGATTCTGTTTCATAATCATCCACTGTTGGAACAGTTTGTGATACGCCTGATCCCATAGAAGGGTTTGTTCCCCAAGTAACAATTGGTTCGATTTCTGCAGCATCGATTTCTAATACTGTGTGATAAGTTGCACCTTCATCAGATGCTAGACTTAACCAGTAGTTTGCTGCTTCTTCAAATGTTTCACCTTGTGGAGCAAAACGTTTTCCACGTAAGTACTCAACTGTGATTTCGTCAGGTGATACTAATCCAGCTTTTGCACCTGCTTCAATTGACATGTTACAAATTGTCATACGTTCTTCCATTGATAATGATTGAATTGCTTCACCAGTATACTCAACGATATGACCAGTACCAACATCAATTCCGAATTTTGCGATAATAGCTAAGATAATATCTTTCGCTTCAACGCCAACACCAAGCTTGCCGTTTACTCGGATTTCCATTGTTTTTGGTTTGCTTTGCCATAATGTT
Coding sequences:
- the leuD gene encoding 3-isopropylmalate dehydratase small subunit; translated protein: MKPINIVNSVIAPLDRKNVDTDQIISKEFLKRIERTGFGQFLFYHWRFDAQGNENPDFVLNKPEYKSSEILVAQENFGCGSSREHAPWAILDYGFRVVIAPSFADIFHNNCFKNGILPIKLAVEECDELLAKGLEKPYAIEVNLEAQTVTGEDGKVYNFNIDPYYKEMLLNGWDEIALTFKYEDAISAYEAKRVAY
- the leuC gene encoding 3-isopropylmalate dehydratase large subunit; translated protein: MAKNIIEKIWDSHVVYHEDGKPDLLYIDLHLIHEVTSPQAFEGLRLNNRKVRRPDLCFATMDHNVPTKNLPTINDPIARTQVETLGKNAEEFGIELADMGHPDQGIVHVIGPELGLTQPGKTIVCGDSHTSTHGAFGAIAFGIGTSEVEHVLSTQTLWQSKPKTMEIRVNGKLGVGVEAKDIILAIIAKFGIDVGTGHIVEYTGEAIQSLSMEERMTICNMSIEAGAKAGLVSPDEITVEYLRGKRFAPQGETFEEAANYWLSLASDEGATYHTVLEIDAAEIEPIVTWGTNPSMGSGVSQTVPTVDDYETESDKAALKKALTYMGLEEGQPLTSIEVQNVFIGSCTNSRLSDLRAAAEVIKGQKVHPSVKAIVVPGSHTTKRLAEEEGLDKVFIEAGFEWRESGCSMCLAMNDDIVPAGERCASTSNRNFEGRQGAGSRTHLVSPPMAAAAAIAGHFVDVREFVKQHA